In a single window of the Carnobacterium gallinarum DSM 4847 genome:
- a CDS encoding dihydrolipoyllysine-residue acetyltransferase: protein MAFKFKLPDIGEGIHEGEIVKWFVKVGDTINEDDTLLEVQNDKSVEEIPSPVTGTVKSILVEEGAVAVVGDVLVEIDAPGHEDNDSEPATPATASEPVAAAPAASGNVALFQFKLPDIGEGIAEGEIVKWFVAPGDTINEDDTLLEVQNDKSVEEIPSPVTGTVKNILVSEGTVANVGDVLVEIDAPDFVDHSAPAVEQTPAQPAAIPTSSAPVAATSTDVVAVSDPSKNILAMPSVRQLAREKGIDISAVAPTGKHGRITKEDILNFNGSAAPVAQATTTAPTQTAVEKAPAAPAKPFVSTQGEAETREKLTPTRKAIAKAMVNSKHTAPHVTLHDEVEVSKLWDHRKKFKDVAAANGTKLTFLPYVVKALTATVQKFPVMNASIDDATQEIVYKHYFNIGIATDTDHGLYVPNIKAANTKGMFTIADEITEKAGLAIEGKLTAPDMRDGTITISNIGSVGGGWFTPVINYPEVAILGVGTISQQPVVNADGELAVGRVMKLSLSFDHRIVDGATAQKAMNNIKRLLADPELLLMEG from the coding sequence ATGGCTTTTAAATTTAAATTACCAGATATTGGTGAAGGAATTCATGAAGGTGAAATCGTTAAGTGGTTCGTAAAAGTTGGCGATACAATTAATGAAGACGATACATTACTAGAAGTTCAAAATGACAAATCAGTAGAAGAAATACCATCTCCAGTAACAGGTACTGTTAAAAGTATCTTAGTTGAAGAAGGGGCAGTTGCTGTAGTCGGAGATGTACTAGTTGAAATTGATGCTCCAGGTCATGAAGATAATGATTCTGAACCAGCAACACCAGCAACAGCTTCTGAACCAGTTGCAGCAGCGCCTGCGGCTAGTGGGAATGTAGCGTTATTCCAATTCAAATTACCAGATATCGGTGAAGGAATTGCAGAAGGCGAAATCGTTAAATGGTTTGTTGCTCCTGGTGACACAATTAATGAAGATGATACATTACTAGAAGTTCAAAATGATAAATCAGTGGAAGAAATTCCTTCTCCTGTAACAGGTACTGTTAAAAATATTCTTGTTTCAGAAGGTACAGTTGCCAATGTTGGTGATGTATTAGTTGAAATTGATGCACCAGATTTTGTAGATCATAGCGCGCCTGCTGTTGAACAAACTCCAGCACAACCAGCTGCAATCCCAACAAGTTCTGCACCAGTAGCAGCAACAAGTACAGATGTAGTAGCCGTTTCTGATCCATCTAAAAATATTTTAGCAATGCCATCTGTTCGTCAATTAGCTCGTGAAAAAGGAATTGATATTAGTGCAGTTGCTCCAACTGGTAAACATGGTCGCATTACAAAAGAAGATATCTTAAACTTCAATGGTTCTGCAGCGCCAGTTGCTCAAGCTACTACAACAGCACCAACTCAAACAGCCGTGGAAAAAGCACCTGCAGCTCCAGCTAAACCATTTGTATCTACACAAGGCGAAGCTGAAACAAGAGAAAAATTAACACCAACTCGTAAAGCAATTGCTAAAGCAATGGTTAATAGCAAACACACAGCACCGCATGTAACTTTGCATGACGAAGTTGAAGTATCTAAATTATGGGATCACCGTAAGAAATTTAAAGACGTTGCTGCAGCAAATGGTACAAAATTAACATTCTTACCATATGTTGTAAAAGCATTAACTGCAACAGTTCAAAAATTCCCAGTAATGAATGCATCTATTGATGATGCAACACAAGAAATTGTTTACAAACATTACTTTAATATCGGTATTGCAACAGATACAGACCACGGTCTATATGTACCAAACATTAAAGCTGCAAATACAAAAGGCATGTTCACAATTGCGGATGAAATTACTGAAAAAGCTGGTTTAGCAATTGAAGGTAAATTAACTGCTCCAGACATGCGTGATGGTACAATCACAATTAGTAACATTGGTTCAGTTGGTGGCGGTTGGTTCACACCAGTTATCAATTACCCTGAAGTAGCTATTTTAGGTGTTGGTACTATTTCACAACAACCAGTTGTTAATGCTGATGGTGAACTTGCAGTGGGACGCGTAATGAAATTATCATTAAGCTTTGACCACCGTATTGTTGATGGCGCAACTGCTCAAAAAGCAATGAACAATATTAAACGTTTGTTAGCTGATCCAGAATTATTATTAATGGAAGGATGA
- the lpdA gene encoding dihydrolipoyl dehydrogenase, with amino-acid sequence MVVGDFAIELDTVVIGSGPGGYVAAIRAAQMGQKVAIVEKENIGGVCLNVGCIPSKALISAGHHYQEAMHSEVFGVTAENVVLDFAKTQEWKDNKVVKSLTSGVEMLLKKHKVEILRGEAFFVDEHDLRVMTETNAQSYSFNNAIVATGSRPIEIKGFKFGKRIIDSTGGLALKEVPKKLVVIGGGYIGSELAGAYANLGAEVTILEGSPSILPNFEKDMVKYVTDNFKKKNVAIETGAMAKEAVETDNGVTVKYEVNGTEKSIDADYVMVTVGRRPNTDELGLEQAGVEVGERGLITVDAQGRTNKPNIYAIGDIVPGLALAHKASYEAKIAAEAISGKKVAVDYKAMPAVCFTDPELASVGYTVAEAKEKGLDVKASKFPLQANGRALSLNATEGFVRLVTTKEDNLLVGAQVAGVGASDIIAELGLAIESGMNAEDIALTIHAHPSLAETVMDAAELALGLPIHI; translated from the coding sequence ATGGTAGTAGGAGATTTCGCAATAGAATTAGACACAGTTGTAATTGGTTCAGGTCCTGGGGGATATGTAGCAGCAATTCGTGCTGCTCAAATGGGACAAAAAGTTGCTATTGTTGAAAAAGAAAATATCGGTGGAGTTTGTTTAAACGTTGGATGTATTCCTTCAAAAGCTTTAATTAGCGCTGGACATCACTATCAAGAAGCAATGCATTCAGAAGTTTTTGGTGTAACAGCTGAAAACGTGGTTTTAGACTTTGCTAAAACTCAAGAATGGAAAGACAACAAAGTTGTTAAATCGTTAACTTCTGGTGTTGAAATGCTTTTGAAAAAGCATAAAGTTGAAATCTTACGTGGTGAAGCATTCTTCGTTGACGAACATGATTTACGTGTTATGACTGAAACGAACGCACAAAGTTATAGCTTTAATAATGCGATTGTGGCTACTGGTAGTCGTCCGATTGAAATTAAAGGCTTTAAATTTGGTAAACGTATTATTGATTCAACTGGTGGATTGGCACTTAAAGAAGTTCCTAAAAAATTAGTTGTTATCGGTGGCGGTTATATCGGTAGTGAGTTAGCTGGAGCTTATGCTAACTTAGGTGCTGAAGTAACGATTTTAGAAGGTTCACCTTCAATCTTGCCAAATTTTGAAAAAGATATGGTTAAATATGTAACAGATAACTTCAAAAAGAAAAATGTTGCAATTGAAACAGGAGCAATGGCTAAAGAAGCAGTTGAAACTGATAATGGCGTAACAGTTAAGTATGAAGTAAATGGTACAGAAAAATCAATTGATGCTGATTATGTAATGGTAACAGTTGGCCGTCGTCCAAATACAGATGAGCTTGGTTTAGAGCAAGCTGGTGTTGAAGTTGGCGAACGTGGTTTAATCACTGTTGATGCACAAGGTCGCACAAACAAACCAAATATTTATGCTATTGGGGATATTGTTCCTGGTTTAGCGTTAGCTCACAAAGCTAGTTATGAAGCTAAAATTGCTGCTGAAGCAATTTCAGGTAAAAAAGTAGCAGTTGACTATAAAGCAATGCCAGCTGTATGTTTCACAGATCCTGAATTAGCATCTGTTGGATATACAGTAGCAGAAGCAAAAGAAAAAGGATTAGACGTTAAAGCATCTAAATTCCCATTACAAGCAAATGGTCGTGCATTGTCATTAAATGCTACTGAAGGATTCGTTCGTTTAGTAACAACAAAAGAAGATAATCTTCTTGTTGGCGCGCAAGTTGCTGGTGTTGGTGCAAGTGATATTATTGCTGAATTAGGTTTAGCAATTGAATCAGGCATGAATGCTGAAGATATCGCTTTAACAATCCATGCACATCCATCATTAGCAGAAACTGTTATGGATGCTGCTGAATT